A part of Rattus norvegicus strain BN/NHsdMcwi chromosome 4, GRCr8, whole genome shotgun sequence genomic DNA contains:
- the Cyp26b1 gene encoding cytochrome P450 26B1 isoform X1, whose protein sequence is MAVRVLLGFSIPEEDLGNLFEVYQQFVENVFSLPVDLPFSGYRRGIQARQILQKGLEKAIREKLQCTQGKDYSDALDILIESSKEHGKEMTMQELKDGTLELIFAAYATTASASTSLIMQLLKHPAVLEKLREELRAQGLLHGGGCPCEGTLRLDMLSGLRYLDCVIKEVMRLFTPVSGGYRTVLQTFELDGFQIPKGWSVMYSIRDTHDTAPVFKDVNVFDPDRFSQARSEDKDGRFHYLPFGGGVRTCLGKHLAKLFLKVLAVELASTSRFELATRTFPRITLVPVLHPVDGLSVKFFGLDSNQNEILPETEAMLSATV, encoded by the exons ATGGCCGTGCGGGTTCTGCTGGGCTTCAGCATCCCCGAGGAGGACCTGGGAAACCTCTTTGAGGTGTACCAGCAGTTTGTGGAGAATGTCTTCTCTCTGCCGGTGGACCTGCCCTTCAGCGGCTACCGGAGG GGCATCCAAGCTCGGCAGATCCTTCAGAAGGGCCTAGAGAAGGCTATCCGTGAGAAGCTTCAGTGTACCCAGGGCAAAGACTACTCAGACGCCCTGGACATTCTCATTGAGAGCAGCAAGGAGCACGGCAAGGAGATGACCATGCAGGAGCTGAAG GATGGGACCCTGGAGCTGATCTTCGCAGCCTATGCCACTACGGCCAGTGCCAGCACATCCTTGATCATGCAACTACTGAAACACCCTGCAGTGCTGGAAAAGCTACGGGAGGAACTGCGGGCCCAGGGCCTGCTGCATGGTGGTGGCTGCCCCTGCGAGGGCACCCTGCGCCTGGACATGCTCAGTGGCCTGCGCTACCTGGACTGCGTCATCAAGGAGGTCATGAGGCTCTTCACGCCCGTCTCAGGAGGCTACCGCACTGTGCTGCAGACCTTCGAACTGGAT ggtttccagaTCCCCAAGGGCTGGAGTGTCATGTATAGCATCCGTGACACTCACGACACAGCGCCTGTGTTCAAGGATGTGAATGTGTTTGACCCTGACCGCTTCAGCCAGGCGCGCAGTGAGGATAAGGATGGCCGCTTCCATTACCTCCCATTTGGCGGTGGTGTGCGGACCTGCCTGGGCAAACACTTGGCCAAGCTGTTCCTGAAGGTGCTGGCAGTGGAGCTGGCTAGCACAAGCCGCTTCGAGCTGGCCACCCGGACCTTCCCTCGCATCACTCTGGTCCCTGTCTTGCACCCCGTGGATGGCCTCAGTGTCAAGTTCTTTGGTCTAGACTCCAATCAGAATGAGATTCTGCCTGAGACAGAGGCCATGTTGAGTGCTACGGTGTAG
- the Cyp26b1 gene encoding cytochrome P450 26B1 has translation MLFEGLELVSALATLAACLVSVTLLLAVSQQLWQLRWAATRDKSCKLPIPKGSMGFPLIGETGHWLLQGSGFQSSRREKYGNVFKTHLLGRPLIRVTGAENVRKILLGEHQLVSTEWPRSARVLLGPNTVANSIGDIHRNKRKVFSKIFSHEALESYLPKIQLVIQDTLRAWSSQPEAINVYQEAQRLTFRMAVRVLLGFSIPEEDLGNLFEVYQQFVENVFSLPVDLPFSGYRRGIQARQILQKGLEKAIREKLQCTQGKDYSDALDILIESSKEHGKEMTMQELKDGTLELIFAAYATTASASTSLIMQLLKHPAVLEKLREELRAQGLLHGGGCPCEGTLRLDMLSGLRYLDCVIKEVMRLFTPVSGGYRTVLQTFELDGFQIPKGWSVMYSIRDTHDTAPVFKDVNVFDPDRFSQARSEDKDGRFHYLPFGGGVRTCLGKHLAKLFLKVLAVELASTSRFELATRTFPRITLVPVLHPVDGLSVKFFGLDSNQNEILPETEAMLSATV, from the exons ATGCTGTTTGAGGGCTTGGAGTTGGTGTCGGCGCTGGCCACCCTCGCCGCGTGCCTGGTGTCCGTGACGCTGCTTCTGGCGGTGTCGCAGCAGCTGTGGCAGCTGCGCTGGGCTGCCACCCGCGACAAGAGCTGCAAGCTGCCTATCCCCAAGGGCTCCATGGGATTCCCGCTCATCGGAGAGACTGGTCACTGGTTGCTACAG GGTTCCGGCTTCCAGTCGTCGCGCCGCGAGAAGTATGGCAACGTTTTCAAGACACACTTACTGGGGCGGCCGTTGATCCGTGTGACCGGTGCGGAGAACGTGCGCAAGATCCTACTGGGCGAACACCAGCTAGTGAGCACGGAGTGGCCGCGGAGCGCACGCGTGCTGCTGGGACCCAACACGGTGGCCAACTCCATTGGCGACATCCACCGCAACAAGCGCAAG GTCTTCTCCAAGATCTTCAGCCATGAGGCACTCGAGAGCTACCTGCCCAAGATCCAACTGGTGATCCAGGACACACTTCGAGCCTGGAGCAGCCAGCCTGAGGCCATCAATGTGTATCAGGAGGCCCAGCGACTCACCTTCCGAATGGCCGTGCGGGTTCTGCTGGGCTTCAGCATCCCCGAGGAGGACCTGGGAAACCTCTTTGAGGTGTACCAGCAGTTTGTGGAGAATGTCTTCTCTCTGCCGGTGGACCTGCCCTTCAGCGGCTACCGGAGG GGCATCCAAGCTCGGCAGATCCTTCAGAAGGGCCTAGAGAAGGCTATCCGTGAGAAGCTTCAGTGTACCCAGGGCAAAGACTACTCAGACGCCCTGGACATTCTCATTGAGAGCAGCAAGGAGCACGGCAAGGAGATGACCATGCAGGAGCTGAAG GATGGGACCCTGGAGCTGATCTTCGCAGCCTATGCCACTACGGCCAGTGCCAGCACATCCTTGATCATGCAACTACTGAAACACCCTGCAGTGCTGGAAAAGCTACGGGAGGAACTGCGGGCCCAGGGCCTGCTGCATGGTGGTGGCTGCCCCTGCGAGGGCACCCTGCGCCTGGACATGCTCAGTGGCCTGCGCTACCTGGACTGCGTCATCAAGGAGGTCATGAGGCTCTTCACGCCCGTCTCAGGAGGCTACCGCACTGTGCTGCAGACCTTCGAACTGGAT ggtttccagaTCCCCAAGGGCTGGAGTGTCATGTATAGCATCCGTGACACTCACGACACAGCGCCTGTGTTCAAGGATGTGAATGTGTTTGACCCTGACCGCTTCAGCCAGGCGCGCAGTGAGGATAAGGATGGCCGCTTCCATTACCTCCCATTTGGCGGTGGTGTGCGGACCTGCCTGGGCAAACACTTGGCCAAGCTGTTCCTGAAGGTGCTGGCAGTGGAGCTGGCTAGCACAAGCCGCTTCGAGCTGGCCACCCGGACCTTCCCTCGCATCACTCTGGTCCCTGTCTTGCACCCCGTGGATGGCCTCAGTGTCAAGTTCTTTGGTCTAGACTCCAATCAGAATGAGATTCTGCCTGAGACAGAGGCCATGTTGAGTGCTACGGTGTAG